In the Microplitis mediator isolate UGA2020A chromosome 5, iyMicMedi2.1, whole genome shotgun sequence genome, cgagctcgctgagctcgaaaacagcgggaagttttcgGGGCTggccgcagggttaaccgatagaccgatttttttttattgtttttaaactaGTCGTATGAGTAGactattctttatttttcattcataCGATtgttgtataaataattattttttattcatccgATTGTCGTGCGATTTTCAACAGCCAGAAAAATAACTCggttatttatattcataaaatatGCATTGATCGTATTGATAAACGTTCGAGAGATAAAGAGCGAGCAAGCAGTCGTTTCATAAATTTGATCACCCACTTTTTAATGAAAACCCAAGCGCCCTCTATTGATATCCAACGCTGACAGTTATCAGCTGTTTCAGTAAACAAAGAGAAGCATTTCGCGATGGATGCTGATGAAAGTGGTGCTCCTCAACAAGTTATTAATGATactgataaattatcaaatggTGATGACTCGTTGTCATCTACTTCTGATTCTGATGATTACATCGACAACTGGTATTTCATGCCTGATTCGATCCTGCTGAGCATATTCAAATTACTGACTCCCAAAGAGGTTGTCAACATTGGATTAGTGTGTAAACATTGGAACCGTGTCTCTCAGGATGAGCTCCTGTGGAAGGATCTCTTCTACAGAACCTACAAAATAGATCCCTCGGTTGGAATAATGCCAGGTATTGACATCTTGcttcttaaattaatatattcagTCTTTAACAAGGTATTTTTACACAATCCTCGTCATATAAACATCATTGTTACAACATAATTGGATTTTTATTGACAGGAAAGACTTCATGGTTCGAAGAATTCAAGCGATTGTCATATCATACACCTTTACTAGAGACTGAAGTGCTGCTGGATCACGCACATCAAGTTTTGCATGTTAGTTTTTCGCACAATGGCAAAATGTTCGCAACTTGCTCTAAAGATGGTCATATACTAGTAAGTtactttattgttaattagctaaattgtatttaaaaaatcataaatctgtggtgaatatttttcttggacaaaaatgataaattcatagGGAGGAATAGTAAATTAAAACTTGGAATTTACTGTCCACTTCCCTATGagtttatcattttattaagttGATCTGGAcatgattttaaattgtatatatttttcttttaggTATGGAACAGTCAATTTCCAGCTACAGTTAAATACCAACATGATATGAAGACGTTTAGTTGGAAGTATACCcaattttctcaatttaattGCTCCGATACTCTACTTTTGGTGTCTGGTGTGCATTTTGGAACACCTCACAGCACATCTGGTGAAATAGCTGTCTTCAGATTAGCGCGtaagttcaaaatataaaattattattgctcTATAcgtgatagaaaaaattaattaagtctaaggatcattttttaagtCATGTTTTATGATACAATCAGCTTTGTTTGATCATAAAGACCAtgtatgttttttaaacaagtCAGTGTGACGAAATCTTGACTGTCAAAAGCTAATAATAACTCAAAGTTCAATTAATTGATACTAATTGTCtgccaaaaataaataaataaactaaacaaTGGGAATATTGTGGCAttgatgaattaaattaaaattaaaagactaATTGACacatacaaattttaattacagctGGATTTGATCTCCAATGCAGAGTTGGTAATAAACCATTTGACATATTCGGTACGTGGTACAGTGAGCGTTACCTTTTAAGTGGTGATTCACACTGGCTTGCACCCATGGTGAGTTCAAGTGTCCTTTGGCTCAATAAGGCGAATCAGGAATCGGCTAGTGAACATGTGCCGATAATGAATCAACTTTACAAGTTAGTTTTAATTGATAAGccaacttaattatttacttttgcttgtattattattattattgttgctttataattatagattttataattttaattcaacgTCAATACGTGCTGTGATGGTAGCTAATTGTTTGTGTCCTGAGTCCACGGAAGCTGAAGAACCTGAAAGTCAACAGTCGACATCAAGTCAAAAAGAAACTCAAGGAAACTCGAGTCAACGAGATGTTTCTTCGATGTCAGTAGATAATCAGCAAGAAGAGCCTGAAGTTCTACATCATGCATCTTCTAGATTACAGTACTgagatatatttttgaaaatataattaggaagatttgattattaataattcaatttatgttTAGATATAGTACATTAGAAGGTGGTTTCATGAATTGGAAAAGATTAGGAGATGGTTTTGAATATGCAAATCCAATTAGATATAATGAAGAATATCGTCAAGTTGAAATGGAACGAGAAACAACGGAGAGTGATAGTGAAACAGATGCACCTCAGTGGGAAGATGAAAGTGAATTATCAGGTAAGTAGATTACGTTGTATTGATTAAAATTcggattatattttattgatgttTAATTACTTATAGAAGTATCCGAAACTGCTGATGATTGTGATTCTGATGACTTGGCAGATAatcctgaaaaatttcttatatttacCACTGGGTCTAAAACCTACACACATCATCAAGTAGGTTTCAAACGTATTAAAGCTGTAAACTTTCCACGGAGATTAGACCCCGGGCCGTCTTTGAAAGAGAGATTGGCACAACGAGAACGCGAACGTGAGAGACAAAATTCTGGTTCTCATCCCGAGCCCAATTGGCTTGATTATGAATCAGTGGCTGAAAGATTTGACAAAATTGATCATGTCATAGATCTTCATGGacatattataggaatgggtTTATCTCCAGATCATAGGTGACCATCAAATAttctatttgttttttatttattttttcgattggCTCAAACTCATTGGGTTCATTTTTACAGGTATCTTTATGTAAATACCAGGCCTTGGCCACGGGGTTACGTTATTACAAATCCACTAAATCCGCCACCAATTGCTCAAGAAATAGATATTCATGTAATTGATTTAGTTACGTTGAAACAAGTGGGGACAATGTTAAGAGCGCACAAAGCTTATACATCAAATAatgattgttattttatatttctggATGTCTGTGATGAATACGTTGCAAGGTttgttgtatttattataatttaatccaTAACTATTATTGATCATGATtatttaagggcattctcaaaCAGTGCCCCCCCcccacaattttaaaaaatatacaatgactttcaactgctataagcatatttaaaaatttgaattataaaattgacatgaagatttttctgaaatttcTTTAACAAATTTCGTGTAACTCCCGATTAATATctactgtaagtaattttttttatctatatctCAGCGAAATTGTCCCTTTTTCAATcaatgcttaaaatttttttttttaattaatacccAATTAGCACACGGCTTTATGACATCTACAAGATAGAACTTTTAAACTGTTTTTTGTTCACAaaacgatcagaaatttatgtcatcaaaaaaatatctgcttaAGAAACTTGACACAAGTTACGACAAATTTCCTATGACTTCTAGGACCAACATCTGtacgttttatttataaaaaaaaacttgactttgagacaaaaaaaattcataacatCTTTAAGTTGTCTCTACTCGggattgataaaattttgatacgcttatgacagttgacattgaaaatttataaaaaataggggacactgtctgagaacggccttaaataaaaaaaaagtattaaccttgatttgtttaataattaagcattaaaatatatttacagtgGTGCTGAAGATAAACATGGGTATTTATGGGACCGACATTATGGTGTATGTCTCGCTAAATTTCCACATAAAGACGTTGTCAATGCAGTTGCATTCAATCCCTGCAATCCTGAGATGCTTGTTACTACCAGTGATGATTATACTGTTAAAGTTTGGCGTAGTCGTGCTGCTGTTAAGGCACTAGGACTCGATGAAAATGCATATCGACGTGGATTGGAGGTACGAAAGAGACATAGATATCACCGAAGTAATTGTAATATTGATTGATTAAAAACCATTCAGTTTCCGATTTAAATATTCCCCGTAATTAATATAGCTACACTGTACCacttctatagaaaaaaaaaaaatatatatcgataTCTTGCCGTAAAAAGtaatagtataaattatatataaaaatttcaaattaaagttcaaaaaaattctagttaaTTAATGGGAAATGTTTAAATTAGAAACTGAATGTTTACGAAAGTTTAGTGATAATCGACtgtgaaaaagtttaaaaaaaacaatataaataaatatatatatacaaatattaaaattaaaagtatacatacacacaagttaatttataagatgaatgttatgtttttataagatatacattttatttcaaatattgatGTAATTATTggttattatatacatatataataataattatcttcatattttaacagtatgtaaatattaaacGCTCACGGAGTGCttttctgtttattttttataataattattatttaaattctatgAATTATTGAcggatgaataaaaatacgtatttttattataaattatttatcagcaGCATTCGAACttgaatgataaatatatcCGGCATCataaatatgtttatttaatataaatatacgcaacaaatatatttcaattaaactcTATTTGAAGTAATTGTATAGAAAGAATAAGCACAAAAAATAcagggattaaaaaaaaatatttatatgagtaaaaataaaaaactaaattaatattcttcattacaaattaatttataatttatgaaattacaTTTACATCGAGATAAGGGCAATAGCTGATAAATAGGGCCAGgatttttgcgttaatttaaaaataaataataattagtggtgtgaaattttttatattacggggaaaatattggtcttagtaaaaaatttttcaaacaaaagttgtaggaaatttaattttctaaaaaaaatatctcttataattttttcttagaacTAATGAGAAAaccataatttcaaaattaagattttcataataaacaaaattttgaatcattcattatgaatcttaattttggaattacgatgaaaatattgatcgtatgaaaaaatcataagagacattctcttaataaaattaaatttcctacaacttttgttcgaaaacttttttactaagACCGATATTTTCCtcgtaatattaaaaatttgaactattcatttaaaaattaaggcaaaaatcttgtccctactGATAAATCATATTATACTGCCAAGTAATTTAATCTACAACGTaatctattaaatatatggcaattgaaaaaattgttagtTCGAGAGTAAATGggccatttatttaaataaatactgtattattaatttataactaataattgaatgaaattaaaaCGTGTTCGATCACTAATGCCTTTATCCATAGGTTCGGTTTCATCGTTGCtacttgatataaattttaagtgatcttgttatttcatattttgtaTAAAGGGACCTAGTACCTGATCAAGAAATTAGTACttgatcactccatgtattggtatagatatatttagtaaatattagcATCTGTatgtatacaaatacatgagtgatcgggtactagttccctgaccGGGTACTGAGTCTCTtaccttaaatatttatcggaggtgttaaaaattatcgagtgtaattttaaaaaaataaattcaataaataaatttagtttaattaaatataattattataagtaaCAACGATgtgaagagaaattttataataatatatgtaagcacgaatttaaatgttttatttaaaaaatatgaatctcaataaaagttataaatatttaatagccTCTAGATATGCCAATTTTTGATcgtaacaattaataatacatttatgtaataaatatgaaataatttttagggtGAATGATTATAgatagtaaatatataaataaaatcaacttTGAACTTTTATCGGTTGAATTGTTTAACATGTAAGTAATTATCGTTGTTATACTATTATATCTattgttatattaaattaatatctattattaatatcaggGTATGTGCGAATACCTCGAAtttacgaattattcgtatCGAATCGAACTTTCGAATAATTCATaagttttcgaattattccatttttttttaaagacttaaaattataatattttttttaattattaaaatatttttcagagGCAAAGTTCAGATAcgaatatgaaaaaattatttttggtcattttaaaaactaagatctgcattaaataaaaattaaatttttgaaagctGATCATAATTTTCGCAATTCAAATAACGTAATTTgaagttacaaataattcggaaagtttttaattattcgattcgaaaaGTCATATTTAAATCGATTCGATTCTTATACCCctaattaatatcattaagGTTTAACTGTTCACTTGActgttactatttttaaaaaaataattataaatgaattattacaaTCGCCACTTATAACAACAATATATGgctaataaaatatgtaatattcaaaaataattggcAGATGAATGATTACGCTTGgagtattattaataattactataaatatagatcaattgatttaataaatgaattattgattcaattattaaaagtttgattactgtataattattatacttaataatttaaacgttTACAAATTGAATTGATAAATATCGAGACAGACGtaaatattaatcaatttttatacatttaaaattttttattattaattttatttacttaaaaattttttttattttcattagtaTCAACAAACTTTTCAGGTGGATCCTGCTATTGGTTCtgaaacataaaattattttgttgtacatttttattgataatattattcatattttttttatttattacattacAGATAAGTTCTACTGAACgtatatttcatttttgggagataaaatattttggtgTGCGACGTTTTCagtcaaagaaaatttatagaaaaaaaaaagttaaaatatttaaaccgcAGACAAACTAAtagtgataaaattaaatagtaacaagaaataattataccTGGTTGTGGTAATTCATCATGTGGTGAAACGGAAGTTCCTGGCAATACTTTTTTATGAGTTTCTTTACGACCATGGCAATGTTCACACTCGTCATCACTTTCGTCTGAACTGCTTTCTCCAAATTGTTTAGGTTTTTCATAAATACAACAGCCTAAgaaacattaataaaataaaatttataatttacttaaaaacaTACTTTGTATATGGGaacattccatgccaaatcatCCTACtgtcaaaattttcagctCCGATTCAGTTAATATTTGGATAtctttttacaatttttcgaaaaaggtttccatgattttttttaaattaaaaaaaaaaaacagaaaaaatactTTCCCTGTTACCAGACCAGGTTTAAAATTCGTGTTGTAGGAACTAGAatttttgggattttttttttttttaatcgaagaATACAaaggattttaaaaatagtatttttatttaaaaataaaaaaatttagcaagttagttttaaataatattttcataaaaccCATGAAAAGACACGATAGTTAATtagtaatataaaatttaaaaaattttgaaattgacaagtgcaattttttataaatattattttttcaattatttactctatttatttataatctaaatttgtctgatgtctgctacacactcgtaaaaaaatacattcaaatcgatagttttcaaaaagttatgacCGTTCAAAAaagaatcataaaaattttcaaaaattcacttTCATGAATGactcaatgaaaaaatttgaataaaatcatGAAAACCCTTTGTAAGGAACATAAAAAGATGGCCAAATATTAACTGAATCAGAGTTGCAAATTACGACAATAAGATGATTTAGCATGGAATgcctcatatatatgtatatacttacattttgattttttcttattcataTTTTCATTATCTACAGTGCTAGAAGTCCATTGAACTTTCTTGTTTGATCTCGGTTTACGTAAACACAAACTTATTGTCGGCAcgtcctaaaaaattttaaatactttcatttaaatatatggtaaTATGTTAAATCCGCACGAaatgacttaaatttaaataaattataatgaaaaaaaaaaatttgcggtaaatAAGAAAgttgtgataaaatttaaaaatatttatttgtaaagtacgtaaataaaaatatttaaaagcttttaaaattaaagtttattgCAGAATTTTATTctccattaaattatcaattgtcTGGTCAGAGTAATTTAGAACTTCTCTGAGTACTTGACGAGTGTGTTGACCTAGTGTTGGTGGCGGTGACCTAACTTTATTTGTACCATAACTAAATTTCACAGCAGGTCCAACAACTTTAACTTTACCCATTTCATTGTGCTCTAACTCTTTGACCATTTCAACTGCTTTGACATGAGGATCATCAAACACCTAAAAGTAGACAGTAAATTCGATGTCCCAGTAAGTTAACCAATAAATAGttcaataaaaactaaattaccTCTTGTATGGTATTTATAGGTCCATAGGGAAACGGAGCTCCTTCTAATATATCCGCCCACTCTTTATTAGTCTTAATCTTGAAGACATTTCTCAGTATCTTGAGTAGTTCAACTCGATTAGTAACTCTAGCAGTGTTATTAATGAACCTATCATCATCAGCGAGCTCTGGTAACTCAATAATCTTTGCGAGTGCCTTAAATTGAGTATCACTTCCAGTGCAAACAGTCATAAATCCATCACGCGTAGGAAACGCTTCATAAGGAACAAGACTCTCATGCTCAGAGCCCCATCGTGTGGCTTCTTTACCAGCATTCAGGTAATTGGAAGCCACATTTATCAGACAAGCGACTTGGGTAGACAGTAGATTACACTGAATCCACTGACCTTGCTTGCTTTGTGTTCTCTGATAAAGTGCAGCCATTATAGCGCCATGGGCATACAAACCAGTCGCTACATCAGTCATAGCAACACCTATTTTACATGGGTCACCGTCTCTAGGTCCAGTTATGTGCATAAGACCACCAACTGATGCCGCTATTACGTCGTAACCCGGTCTCTGAGCATAAGGTCCTTCGTATCCGTATCCAGTCAGCGAACAATAAATCAACTGTGGTGCTGCTTTCTTGATGTCTTCATACCCCAACCCCATCTCTGAAAGCTTTCCTGGCACAAAATTCTCAATTAGTACATCCGACTTTTTAGCCAGTTCATAAATAACATCTCGTCCTCTTTTAAAATCGATACaaacactttttttgtttctatttacGCTCAAAAAATATGTCGCGTGTTTATTACTGTTGGATAAAAAGGGTGGGCCCCAGTTTCTACACTCGTCTCCAGTTCCTGgtttttctattttcaatatttcagCACCTAGGTCACCAAGTATCATTGTGCAGTAAGGACCAGCGATTATTCTTGTTAAATCTAGTACTCTTATTCCGGCTAAAGgtgatttattatcattatcattatcattttcatcGTTGATTGGAGTAGAAGTTGTAGTAGAGTAAAACAAGTAACTGCTCTGTCTTTGAGTACTTAAACTCAAgaggttttttaatttatacatattattGAGGAACTTTACACCACTCATAATGcacttcaataattaataaatataaattttttaaaaatccagtaacaataaatttttaaattaaccgcgagatgtaaataaatttaacaacaaattacaagtttaaaaaataataattcttgaGTTGCATCAATCATGTGACactttatcataaataaaaaaaaaaatattatctctCAAGGAAAAATTTACCTGTCCACTGTCATTGACATCTCCTTCCAAAACAGTTTCCGTTTGCGATTGGGAGCTTGAAGGTCCTGCCATCCTTGCCATACGGTTTTCAAaacgttattaaaaaaaaataaacgcaaTATTATCACCCACTGCCTCTAAACTTAAATCAcaacttataatttaattaatttattatattgttatGATTTATGACGTTTATTTTTCCTAGTCTATCTCTATCTTCATCTACTCTGTCTCTATCTATCAACCAATGAACGGCGCCATTTTGCCGGCAGACATCTAgcgcttttttttaaaaactcaaaccataaataattaaatttaccttCGGCAGATGGCGCAAGTTTGTCCTTCTGGATCCCTTCTCAGAAGCACCCATCGCCTTCCCATCCCATTATGATAACGAGCGTGTggatgtaaaatatataaatatatatataatagtgaTGATTTGTGGTGATAGTAGTAGTGATGATAAGTCTGGCAAAGTGCAAGAGTAAGAGAGAGGTGAGTCTTGATTAATTCTGGTTggtcttattcttattctgcTTCTCCCTTCTTCAGGGAAGATATCAAATTGCGGAACATCCGGAGTATCAAAGTGGGAAAAATTCTTGGGTATATGCAACAGAGAAAGCTGATAGTATGTAGTATGTGTTTAAATACGAGAtagttatatgtatatatatataagtatatatatatgcaatgGTATGAATTAGTAAATGTGAGCACACTCTTACTCTGTGACTATGAACTCAATTGAGTCTTGTGTTGAATCTTGGTTGGTTTGGTCGTCGCGGTCGTGAATGTGGTGCTGGTGCTGTAACTCGTGTGCTGATGATCTGATTCTGATGGTGATTGAGCAGTAGGAGTGATAGTGATGGTAACGACAAGTTGCTCTGAAGATTCGCGTGAGCGGGGCgcaattgaatattaatttaagtactcgcggtaatttttttactcatgtCATGAGTAGGGATGATGGACGGGTCAGTACGACAACTAGAAGGCATTGCATTGAGGACTGAATTTAGTGTCTCAAGTAGGTGCTGTAGACCATAATGAAATACAACAACTTGTAGTAGTTGCTGGTACTGCTGCTGTTATTGCTGCTATTGCTGCTGCTAATCTTGCTATCGCTCTGTCAAAGCTTGccactataaattattattattttaaaaacacatTAAGCCGAGTAGTAAATGGACGCGGCCATGTTTACTTGTGgtggcaataaaaataattattacaaattttattagcaGAGAGAGTTGaagataatattaaaaaatatataatatttaccgGTGGAATTATCGGACTCGGGCCCGGATATTTAACGTGAACGGAGCTTGTGGACATAATGCCGGGATGCGACGTGAAGGCAAGATATCTGCCAGCCACCTTCGCGTGGATCCTCTTACTCAGCACCACGAccctctttttttattatccgtaagttttaattttttattaaactatttttctatcagCTCATTGCAATCAacagtttttttaatcacCGTTATCAGTACCCAGTTACTcagtttgtatttttattatttttttttctcattgacTAGGTGCCAATACTATCTCTTCAAATACCCATGGGTACCGGCTCTCCAAGGAGTGATTGCCTTCTTTGTGCTGGCCAACTTTACCCTTGCGACTTTTATGGATCCAGGTGTAATTCCAAAAGGTAAAAACTACtagactaaataaaaataaaagtattactTTGCACGTGTCGATATAACGTtagtgtttattttattttatctaattttatttctgtatAACAGCACCTCCAGATGAAGATAAAGAAGATGAGTTCAGGGCGCCGTTATTTAAAAACGTTGAGATCAATGGGATAACTATTCGTATGAAGTGGTGTGtcacttgtaaattttacagaccACCTAGATGTTCGCACTGTAGTGTCTGCGATCACTGTATTGaggtatatatctatatataaatatatgtgtatactACATACacataaagaatttttttaaattttattttcgaccTATTTATAACATGAAAAGTACTGCCTGCGGTATcgttataataatttatattttatacgtTCCAGACATTTGATCATCATTGCCCCTGGCTAAATAATTGTATTGGAAGAAGaaattacagattttttttctgttttttattatcacttaGTTGCCATATGCTCAGTATATTTGGGCTctgtttatattttgttttggaACATAAACAAAAGCTTGGAGAAGTCGATACGACAATTGCGTATCCTTTATAACTAaataatgtttatatttatcttgtttaaaaattcatttgcttGCTCGTGTTTTTATAGtcgtaataattaatgatatttaatgTTAGATAAAGATCCTTAACCTATTGATGTAG is a window encoding:
- the LOC130668472 gene encoding succinate--hydroxymethylglutarate CoA-transferase gives rise to the protein MSGVKFLNNMYKLKNLLSLSTQRQSSYLFYSTTTSTPINDENDNDNDNKSPLAGIRVLDLTRIIAGPYCTMILGDLGAEILKIEKPGTGDECRNWGPPFLSNSNKHATYFLSVNRNKKSVCIDFKRGRDVIYELAKKSDVLIENFVPGKLSEMGLGYEDIKKAAPQLIYCSLTGYGYEGPYAQRPGYDVIAASVGGLMHITGPRDGDPCKIGVAMTDVATGLYAHGAIMAALYQRTQSKQGQWIQCNLLSTQVACLINVASNYLNAGKEATRWGSEHESLVPYEAFPTRDGFMTVCTGSDTQFKALAKIIELPELADDDRFINNTARVTNRVELLKILRNVFKIKTNKEWADILEGAPFPYGPINTIQEVFDDPHVKAVEMVKELEHNEMGKVKVVGPAVKFSYGTNKVRSPPPTLGQHTRQVLREVLNYSDQTIDNLMENKILQ